The DNA segment TCCATCTCTCAATTGCTTCAGTTTTCTTTGATCGTTTGATGATAATAGTTAAAGAGGTTAGCTGTATGTACTTAACCGCCTTAGAAGGCTCAGTTAAAAAATACCAGTGTGGATACTAGTGTTActgttacaaaaaaataaataataaaaataaataaacggaATCACAAATTTGTGCATACCCTCTCTCGCGCGCGCTCTGGACCCCATTTCGTTTTTTATCTGAGTCGAAAAGTTGTAGTGGTTTCTTGTGTTATTAAAGAGCCGACATTCAACCACGAACGGGAAGGAAGAGGAAATTTTGTACAAGAAGGAAAGAGTGGGGACCTACATCACCGCCTTGCCTCTCTCACCAGTAGTCGCACTAACCGTGTGGGTGGTTGCGCTCTCTCTACTCATTTTCAGAACAGACAATAAACCAGATCAAACGCCTACCTTAATAGTACAGTCCATTGCCGTTTTCTGTGGAGTTCATGAAGAAAACAGTTTGGTAAACTCGAGCTATATAAACCCAGGTACTTTGATAACCCAGTTGAAACGCATCGACTCGTGTGCACAGGCGCATTTAGTCATCGGCGCAAACCATTGCTGTAACATTTTTCGCTTAGACCATAACCGGATGgcaacgctttttttttttttttttttttttttttgagctctCCTCTCTAAAATTGGGAAGTGAAGTCACACAAAAGCATCGAGCGCTGTTCTTTATTGGTGAAATCTTATTGCACTAACTTCTCAGAACAtggtaaatcaaaataaaataaaaaaaatccacggATTGTAATCAGAATCTGCCgagaatgaaaaataaataaataaataaataaaaacccatCTGAACTTTGTTTATCGGTTATACTgtttatttgtcttattttctaaCAATTTACAAGATTTTTCTGCTTTCCTCCAATTAGGGTAAAATCATGAATCTGAAGATCTTCAGAAGTTCTGATCTGAACTGGAGCATTTTTAACAAACTCTTTGACTACGACATGCAACCATACCTTCCACTCATGCAATGCACTTTTATGAAAGTCCTATATCGTCTTTCCCTCTCCTTGCATATTAACTGATTACTTTATTGATTGACAGTAATAAGTTGATAAAGTAATTTAACAGAGCTGTTATTATATATATGCTTACATGCTAATCGCCTCTGGTGTATTAATAgataaaatctatattttatcatgtttttagatttatttaattttttttttttcaaacagccaGTTAAAAACTAAACAGGAAATCGCGCCTTATGTTAGAACTCTTAAACCACTAACTAGTGATATAAAACACCATATCAGCATCATGAATCAACAGCTGAATAAAAACTCTCAGAACTCAAAAGCATCCGCTGCATTCTGCATACAAATATTGTATTCGCTTGTTCTTTagcttatgagaaaaaaaaagaaaaaaaaaatatatactaatattttttagcctatatcatatatatatatatatatatatatatatacactaatattttttagcctatatcatatatatatatactaatattttttagcctatatcatatatatatatatatatatatatatatatatatatatatatatatatatatatatacacactaatattttttagcctatatcatatatatatatatactaatattttttagcctatatcatatatatatatatatatatatatatatatatatatatatatatacatatacacactaatattttttagcctatatcatatatatatactaatattttttagcctatatcatatatatatatatactaatattttttagcctatatcatatatatatatatatatatatatatatatatatatatatatatatatatatatatatatatatatatactaatattttttagcctatatcatatatatatatatatatatatatatatactaatattttttagcctatatcatatatatatatatatatgatatagacTAAAAAATATTAGTCAAATCACATTACTGTGAATCTTATTTAATACAAGTTTAATACataaaattgttaatattaacaatgaaaatgtattttcatcCCATGCAGAGAAATAAAAGTTCTTCTAATTTTTAACGTTAAACACATACGTTGACTTATATTTACATTGGAGCGGCGTGCGCAGGTGAGGTGTCATGGGAACTGGACACTGATTGTATCCTCTTCAGTTCGCGTGACTGCTTCAATCACGACTCACGCCTTGCACGATTTACTTACATTTCCATATGCATTTTTTTCTGCGAGCGGGAGGAAAATGACCTGATGTGTTTGTTTATACAAGGCCCTTGGGTTGGTCTTATCTGTCCCAAGCACTCACGCCGTGATTTCAGGTCTTCTCGGCTCGGAATTTTACAGGCCATTGTTCTCTTGAATGGCTTTTAAAGATACGAACTCAGCTTGTTAAAGTCTAAGTTACTGGTTCTGACTGATCTTGTTTCTAACTTCCAGTTTTGAACATTTATCCTCTCGTttcttaagaaaattattttcctTTATAAAATGAGAAAGTGAAACAGGCCTCACAATTAATTATGGGTCTAATCACTGTTgatattcttaatgcaaaatatacaaGTATATAAGGGCagaatattttgaataaaatctATTGCATGGgtttaattgtataattaaaGGGCATAGGctgttcttaatttttttccattcttAACTGTAGGACACAATTTttaactttaagccccagaaaatgTTCAAAATTAGGTctactttgaactcagaaacatGTAGCCTACCATTCATATACGTCCCTATACGATTAAACAAATACGACTTGTCAAATAAACATCATATGTATTATCATACTTAGGCCTACCGGCTGTTATTAGGAGCAGCAGTAGTAAACAGTCATGGgatttagctttttattaaaATTGATCAAAAAGAGACCTTTAAATGTACCCCGattaactgttttatatatatatatatatatatatatatatatatatatatatatatatatatatatatatatatatattctttttttatttttatttttttatttttttttacgctACATTCCCTAGACACCTTTTCTATGAATGGCAGTGTAACAAATCTGTGGTCGTGACTCCTGTCTGACGTCACGACGAGTAAAATGAGGGAACCGCAGTCACGACGCACTACTTCACAGACACGCGGGCACGCCCCAACGCGCAACGCCTCTTTATAACTGTCCGGAGTAAAAGCACCGACAGTCAAGAGTGTGAAGGCACTGCTTGAGGCTGTAGCGCATCCTTAATATCTGCAATAAGGATTTCCTGAGACATTTAAGGTAGGGTCTGGTTTTCTTATCAATTAGACACTTTGATTGACTGGCTTGGATAGTGGACTGTTTttacatgaaataaaacataaaatagttTGATTTAATAAATCAATGTACAGAATTTGTGTAAAGGGCATTCCTAGCTGCAATTATTAGGCCTATTGAATAAACAATAAAACTAAGCCAATGGAAAGGGTACACATCCTTTATTATCTATATCTGTATTCATTAAgtgtcattaaaattattttagtctTTGCTTTTAACTTAAACACTTTATCATGCTATTTCTGTTTTCAGATATGGAGATGTATCAAGCTGGATTTTACACAGAAGACTTCAGAACTCAAGAGGTTCCTGGTGGTTTCGACTTCAGTTCATATGGTAAtatgttatttcaacttattgTCTCTTTCTGATGATAGAAATTAGTACATTGATGCCCATGCTTGCAATTGTCACATGAAGTTTGGCCACAAGAGGAAAATTCATCCAATTTTCTGGGCATTAGTATTGGTCCAGCCTTGTTTCCTGAATCTCTGTGCAAAACATTTCCTTTGTCCTTCAACTGCAAAGCCAGAATTGCAACACCCCTGTCAAAACCCCTAAAAATTAGACCTTGACATCATGTTTGTGTGCTCTAATTCAAAGCTCATCAGGAAAAGGGGGTGTCAGGGTATGCATGCTCTGAGATTTAGGAATGTCCAAACCAGGGACGGGTGGTCAGGTTAAAGATAAacccgtttctttttttttctgttccctCCCTCTCTTCCTAATCCTTTCCTCCAGACTTCCTCCTCTAACAGATTTAGCACCCCCTTTCCTACAGCCTTCTTCATCACCCTGTCACAGTCCCACAGCTAGTGTTTCCTTCATTTCTAGCACAGTTCAGACTAGGGGGAAAAGCTGGTGTAGAAAACTTTATGGGGGAGTTGCACAGATTTAATCCATTGTTAATTCTAGGGGGGTCTTTCATTAATTTGATATCTTTGGTAATGTACCTCCAGACTACAGTGGTGAAGACCTGTCCTTTTTATTAGACCGCAAAGGACCTGCCCAACAGCAGTATCCAGAAACGTTTTCAGAGCCCCAGAAGGAGAATTTCCACAGTTCTAAAGGTAAGCATCTAACACAGAAATTCCTGTCAGTTACATTTGTCAGAGTCTTATAGCAAATATTTAATCTATTGATtacaaaaaatgtatgtttactgtttttaCCTGAATGATTCATATTCTTTCAGTCAGTGAATCCGGACTGTTTAATCTAGACACCTTACCTGAGTTTAGTTACTGGGCATCGTATACTAGTAAGTATCAAAACACCAATGCAAAATTCATTTTCTTCCTTAACATTTTTTGAAATCTTCTTTTAAGTGACCTGGCCTAATAATGTGTCGTTTTTCCACAGTTCCAGATGCAATGGTAGCAGATCAGGAATCTGCTCAAACCTACCAGAACCTTGTGCCTCTTTGTCCTCCAGCACAAAGTAGTACATTCAGCCCAGGAATGGACACCATCAGCCATTACCAACCTGGGAAAGGTCCAAGTCATAGAGGAGCATCTGGTACTGTTAATCTGGAGAATTTGGGTAGGCCTCAGTTCTCATTATTCTCTATTAGTTTATTCTGCATTGATTTTCTATTAATTTCTATAAGCCTACATTAAAATTTATACATCataattttactgtatatatataatttctattATTGATGAGATTTTGAAATCATTCTTTAATTAAAAAGATATTTGTCCTTATCCTAGTTAagatatttatccttgttttccTTGCATAGGTGCTACTGAGGGAACATATTCATTGTATGAAACAGAGCAACAAACCAGGCCTTCATATTGGGCCGACTACCCCTCACCCAGTTACTGCACTTCCATGCTTGGCCAGCCCCCATCCTCTTCCTCACCTCCAATTACTCAGTCCTCTGAGTCATTCTGCCCCCGTGTGGCCAAAAGGCGTAGTGCACCATCTCACAGGTCAGACAGGGAGGGTGAAATGGCACCAATGTCCGCTTACCCAGGTGAGGCATTCAGTTACAGGACCTTTTGTAGAAGGAATCGTGTTTCAAAATATAAAGTGAGACTACATTTGTCTTGTATTTATGGCTCATTCCTGTTTGGTCCTGTTTTGATCAGGATCTGGGCCCATCCAGCTATGGCAGTTTCTGCTGGAACTTCTGCTGGACTCTGCTTGCCACACCTTCATCAGCTGGACTGGAGATGGCTGGGAATTTAAAATGTCAGACCCCGCAGAGGTGAGAGTCATTCCTCAACTGAACCCAaaaacagtttctaaactaaaacaTGTTGACAGTTTAAGGAAGAGGGCCTCCGTTATCTTTTCATCAGTTTATTAACCACATTTTTACATCTGTTCTAAAGATAAAGATGTTTTATTGGTTGGTTTAAGATATTCATTATCTCATTAACTCATTGTCGTTATCTGTGACCTCCAGGTGGCCAAGCGGTGGGGCCAGTGTAAGAACAAGCCCAAAATGAATTACGAGAAGCTAAGTCGTGGTCTGCGTTACTACTACCACAAAAACATCATTCACAAAACAGCAGGGAAACGTTATGTCTACCGTTTTGTCTGTGACGTGCAAAGCATGCTCGGGAAAACGGCACACGAGGTCTTAGCGAGTCTAAACATCTCGCCATCAAATGTAGGATCTCCACACTCTGTAGCCAGCACGACAAGATCAGAGGAAACCACAGAGTCCTGGACACATTAGAAGAGAACATTTTCACACACATGCACTGATCAAAATGAACTGTCAGACAGCAGGAATCATGTCTTGTCAAATGACAAAGAATTCATTGACTGCTGcattctaaggggccgttcacactgaatgtgtttttgcatccgtgctgtttttcagttgtttttatatgtaaacatgcagtgtcatctgccatagacagatctaaaatgtatttttaaatatgtataccCCTGGTTTTTATGTTCTCACTCCTTGAATTCCTGCATGAATGCTTGCATGAAATATCATGCCTAGGCCCCAGGGTGTCCTCACACATCCAGTGCAGTTAGAGGCCTACAGAACATTGTTCGCTACCTCTTTTATCGTTGGAACACTAATCTTGTAAATTTATGTGTTTTTCATAAGTAAACTGATGGTGTGACATCAGATTgttaattattgtaaataaaaaaaaatatgttgtaatAAACATGTCTCTTCACAAAATGTTATGCATTCATGTGAATTTTGAATAGGTTTAATTCTGTTAGGTTTGTTGGTCTGAGAGACAGATGTGGCCACAGCACAGTATGTGA comes from the Myxocyprinus asiaticus isolate MX2 ecotype Aquarium Trade chromosome 15, UBuf_Myxa_2, whole genome shotgun sequence genome and includes:
- the LOC127453481 gene encoding ETS translocation variant 4-like isoform X1; its protein translation is MEMYQAGFYTEDFRTQEVPGGFDFSSYDYSGEDLSFLLDRKGPAQQQYPETFSEPQKENFHSSKVSESGLFNLDTLPEFSYWASYTIPDAMVADQESAQTYQNLVPLCPPAQSSTFSPGMDTISHYQPGKGPSHRGASGTVNLENLGATEGTYSLYETEQQTRPSYWADYPSPSYCTSMLGQPPSSSSPPITQSSESFCPRVAKRRSAPSHRSDREGEMAPMSAYPGSGPIQLWQFLLELLLDSACHTFISWTGDGWEFKMSDPAEVAKRWGQCKNKPKMNYEKLSRGLRYYYHKNIIHKTAGKRYVYRFVCDVQSMLGKTAHEVLASLNISPSNVGSPHSVASTTRSEETTESWTH
- the LOC127453481 gene encoding ETS translocation variant 4-like isoform X2 — encoded protein: MEMYQAGFYTEDFRTQEVPGGFDFSSYDRKGPAQQQYPETFSEPQKENFHSSKVSESGLFNLDTLPEFSYWASYTIPDAMVADQESAQTYQNLVPLCPPAQSSTFSPGMDTISHYQPGKGPSHRGASGTVNLENLGATEGTYSLYETEQQTRPSYWADYPSPSYCTSMLGQPPSSSSPPITQSSESFCPRVAKRRSAPSHRSDREGEMAPMSAYPGSGPIQLWQFLLELLLDSACHTFISWTGDGWEFKMSDPAEVAKRWGQCKNKPKMNYEKLSRGLRYYYHKNIIHKTAGKRYVYRFVCDVQSMLGKTAHEVLASLNISPSNVGSPHSVASTTRSEETTESWTH